Within Pseudobacteriovorax antillogorgiicola, the genomic segment ACGATAAAGCCCATGAGTGTCCTTACCGTAGGTTCCAGCCTCACGGCGAAAGCAGGAGCTTTGAGCCATGTAGCGAATCGGTAGATCTTGCTCCTTGAGCATCTCATCGCTGTGATAAGAAGCTACGGGTACTTCTGCTGTGCCGACGAGCGCAAGTTCATCCCGCTCGATGTAATAGGCTTGGTCTCGACCATTTGGGAAGTATCCGGTGCCAACCATACAGTCTTCTTTCACCAGTACCGGCACAGAAAGCTGCTGATAACCCTTATTATAGAGATGATCGAGAGTGAATTTGAGTAAGGCTGACTCCAACCGAGCTGCGTCTCCTTTGAGAACATAAGAGCGGCTACCGGCTAGCTTTACGCCCCGTGGGATATCGATCCAGTCGTTGAGCTGGCCAAGTTCTACATGGTCGCGGATTTTAAAATCAAAGCTTGGTAAGGTCCCCCAAGTTTTCACCTGAACATTTTCAGCGTCGTCCTTTCCGACAGGAACATCAGCACGTGCAGGCGCAGGAACGGCGAGCATCTTTTCGTTGAATTGATCTTGCAATACTTTGACCTGCCCACCCAGTTCGTCCATCCGAGGTTTTAGCTCGGCGACCTCAGCTTTCAGGCTCTCCTGCTCCTCGGGCGGGACTTTTGGGATTTTCTTCGATACGGCGTTACGTCTGCTTTGTAGCTCTTCCAGTTGGGATTGCAGGGATTTAAGCTCATCATCTAAGGATAAAATACTATCGAGATCGACTTTGAAGTGTTTGTCTTTTGCCGCTTTCTCAACTAAACCTTTGTTTTCTCTGATGAACTTTATGTCTAACATGGATTCCTCTAATGCCTTCAGCAATACGTTTGAAAACTACTCAGCTACCACAGTCTGGCTACTGATGTCACTAACTTACGCCTAGTAGCCGGGATTTTCAAAAAGGATTCTGGACGAGCCAGGTAATTTCCAGTATTAAAGGGCGTCAGGCTGGCTAAAACAGCAACCCGTGAGTTTACCCAAGGATTTGATTTCATGACAAAAGTTTCTCCGTTCCAACGATTAGGTATCAGCGAAAATCCAGTCGTGCTTGCTCCTCTTGCAGGGGTGTCTGACCATCCGTTCCGCCGAATTTGCTCCCGCCATGGTGCAGATTTAACGTATGTTGAGATGATTTCAGCCACTGCCATGATCTATGAGAGTCGCCGGACCTATCGCATGCTAAAGCGCCATGAGTCGGAGTCTGTGCTTGGGGTTCAAATTACAGGCCGATCAGCGGAAGACGTGGGCAAGGCAGCGGAAATTCTTCATGATATGCCATTTGATACGATTGATATTAATATGGGCTGCCCAGTCAAGAAAGTTGTCAAAACCGGCTGTGGGAGTGCGATCCTGAAAGAGCCAGATCGAGTCTACGACACGGTGAAAGCTCTTCGAAATGCCACAGATAAAGTGATTTCAGCGAAGATTCGCATCGGGTGGGATCACAGCTCCATCAACGGTATCGAGATTGCTCGGGCCATCGAGGAAGCAGGTGCTGACTTTATGACAGTTCATGGCCGCACCCGGAATGATGACTACTCAAAGCCTGTGGATCTTGAATATATGGCTCAGCTGAAAACTGCTGTATCAATTCCTCTCATTGGCAACGGCAACTTATTTAGCGCTTTCGACGGGGACTACATGACCAAGGCTACCAAAGTCGACGGCTTGATGGTGAGTCGAGGAGCATTGGGCAATCCGTGGATCTTCAACGACATCAAAAAAGTGCAAAACACGGTGAGTTTGGAAGACTGGCTTGATACGGTTTCTGATCACTTGAAATGGCAACAAGAAGAATACGGAGATGTAGGAGCTGGTGCGGTGTGTATGCGTAAGCATCTTCTTTGGTATGCAAAGGGTTGGCCCGGTGTGAAGGCGCTCCGTGAAAAGATGAATGTCGCTGAAAGTCTTCAAAGTGCCTTGGCAATGGTGCAAGAATTCGCAGAACAGCTTGCCAGCCAAGGGATTACTCATCGCTTTGATGTAACAAACAGTGATGCGGAAGGCCGATTTGTTTGGGACCCTAAGTACGATATGGATCGAAAACTTGATCGTGGTGTCGGTGACGACGGCCTAAGCACACCTCCCCAATTATAAATTCATCGGCGAGCTAATCGGCTCGTCATCCCATGACTCTCTTGTTGACCTTCCGTATGGAAAGGTTCAATATTTCCACTGCTCATCCTTAAACAATTGAACGGAGCTTGGCTTGTCCAAGACTTCTGTGTAGAGAGGTTTGTCATGATTAAGCAGGCGGAATACATCTGGTTAGATGGAAGGCAACCCACCCAGAGGTTGCGATCAAAAACGCGGATCGTCAATGGCTTGAGTTCAAGCCCTGCGGTTGAGGACTTTCCTGAATGGAGTTTTGACGGTTCATCCACCTACCAATCACCGGGTGGCAACAGCGATCTACTGCTTCGTCCAGTAAGCTATGTGGATGATCCTGTTCGTGGCGCGGGTAATTACCTGGTCATGTGTGAAGTTATGAATGAAGATGGTTCGCCCCATGAGTCAAATCACCGCGCGCGCCTCCGGGAAACCTTGGAAAAAGGTGCCGCCGATGTGGATCCTTGGTTTGGGTTTGAGCAAGAATACGTATTGTTCGATGGCAATCGTCCTTTGGGCTGGCCGGAAAATGGCTACCCACCACCTCAAGGCCCTTTCTACTGCGGTGTTGGTCCGAATCAGGTTTATGGCCGCGAGATTGTTGAGCAACATACCCAAGCCTGTATTAATGCGGGTATCATGATTTACGGTATCAACGCAGAAGTGATGCCTGCTCAGTGGGAGTTCCAAGTAGGATATCGGAGCATTAACGAAGAATCTGCCGATCCTCTCACCATTGGCGATCACCTATGGATGGCTCGCTGGCTTCTGTTTAGAATTGGTGAAGACTACGGAGTCGAGGCCGTTCTTCACAGTAAGCCGATTCAGGGCGATTGGAATGGCTCTGGGCAGCATACTAACTTCTCTACCAAGCCGATGCGTGATGCCAAAACAGGAATGGCAACCATTGAAAAGTACATCCAATTGCTAGAGAAAAAGCACGAGGCGCATATTGCTGAGTACGGCGAGGGCTTGGACCAGCGTTTGACTGGGCTTCACGAGACCTGTGCGATCCATGAATTTAAGTCAGGTGTCGCTGATCGTGGTGCTTCCATCCGGATTCCGAGACAGGTGGCCAATGAAGGTCATGGCTATATCGAAGATCGTCGGCCGGGAGCCAATGCGAATCCTTATCGCATTGCCAATCGTATCCTGAAAACTGTTTGTGAATTAGATTAAGTGTTAAAGTCCTTCTAAAGGCTCTTGGTTGAGATCAGGAGCCTCTTGCTCGTCTCGCTGGATCAGTACTGCCGTTCGCTGCTCTTGTGGGGGCTTGGTATGGCTACGAAATGCTTTGATAAAGATGGTCGTGAACTGTGCAGTCCGAATCCCATCGCTATCGTTATTGCCAGCTTGGATCGTCGCGGGCTTGGATACGTACAGCAGCCTGCTATTAGGAACGTTGGTAATAGATGAAACTAAGCTCTCATCTTTTGGGGTGCCTTCAACAAAGATTTGACATGTTTGGCCAACGAGAGGAAGTCCCTCACCTTGAAAAACCATCGTCATGGTTCGGTAGTTGCTGCTTAGAAGAACGTCCCCTGCGATATCCGCTTCCGGGCAAGTCAAGCGAGCTGTGAACGAATCTGCTTCAAATAGTCTTAGGTCTTGGTGATCGATAACGACCTCCATATCAGAACTGTTTGCTGCTGAAAGCGATGTAGGTTCCTCGTCGCTATTTTTACAAGCACTAGACCACAAGGCAAATGCCAATATCATCGTCATGACCTGTGAATAGAAAACCATCATCCTGCTCCTAGAATTGACAACTTAGATCTTTGAGGTCGAGTTTTTGCCCCATGGGGCATGTTGTTATAGAAATGTCTTCAATCACCAACCGATCGAAAGTTCCACCAATGGCGTCAAGATCATTTTGATTCTGATTTTGCTGGTTTACAAGCAGCTCTTCCTTAGCGTTCAATGCGGTTTCTTGAAGTGCTCTTTCTTGCTTGAGTTGCTCGGCTATTCTACTGTTTCTTTGCCGAGACTCGTCACTGTACTGGGCTTGTTGTTCATTGCTGAGACGCGCCCTTTTTTCAGCAACGACACCCTTTTCAGCTTCCAGCAGACGAATCTGATCATCGATTCTTGCTTTTTCGAGGCCTTGGGACTCGCTTTGAGAGAGCCTAGCGGCTGCGATTTGATCTTCGATTGCCTGGTAGTCTTTTTGAGCAGCGACCGACTCTCGTTCAAGTCGGATTTTTTCAGATTCTCGTTGTTGCAGCTCCCGTGCTAAACTCTGAGCAATAACTCCGGAAGAAGAAACAGAGATTGGTGAAAGTTGCAGGAGAGTTTGGGGCCTGGCCTCGGCAGGCTCAAATACAGGAACGTTCTCTGGAAGTATAACGGATTCATTGATGATTGTTTCGAAGTAGCGACTTTGTGAATCAACCAAAACGATGCTATGGCAATGAGTCTGGCGTCCGAACATGCTTGCGTCAAACGCGATGATGTGATCCTGAGGCTGGTCTGTGCCAACAATCTGATGAGCTATGACATTGACTGCAGGGTTGCAGGAAACAACCACCAGCTTAAGCTCAGCTACGGACCCTTGATCAAAAAGATTCAGACTCGCCTGGAGCGTAAATGAATATTCGTGAACATCTTTAATTTCGGAGTCTCGTGGGGCTTGCGTCCCTAAAATTGCCTCAATCGGAGCACTGGAACCTTGGCTCTGGTCGATTTCTACAGCTTTATGGCTGGAAGAATTACAGGAGCTTATGATTCCCAAAAGAATTAGACAAAAACTGAGTCTCATTGAATTGTCCCTAAGAGAGTGCACGTCTGTGCACTCGCTATCGGCGATTGTAGGCTTCAACTTAAGGTACTTTTGAACGACTCCTGATTTCAGTAGCTTATG encodes:
- the dusB gene encoding tRNA dihydrouridine synthase DusB, whose product is MTKVSPFQRLGISENPVVLAPLAGVSDHPFRRICSRHGADLTYVEMISATAMIYESRRTYRMLKRHESESVLGVQITGRSAEDVGKAAEILHDMPFDTIDINMGCPVKKVVKTGCGSAILKEPDRVYDTVKALRNATDKVISAKIRIGWDHSSINGIEIARAIEEAGADFMTVHGRTRNDDYSKPVDLEYMAQLKTAVSIPLIGNGNLFSAFDGDYMTKATKVDGLMVSRGALGNPWIFNDIKKVQNTVSLEDWLDTVSDHLKWQQEEYGDVGAGAVCMRKHLLWYAKGWPGVKALREKMNVAESLQSALAMVQEFAEQLASQGITHRFDVTNSDAEGRFVWDPKYDMDRKLDRGVGDDGLSTPPQL
- the serS gene encoding serine--tRNA ligase produces the protein MLDIKFIRENKGLVEKAAKDKHFKVDLDSILSLDDELKSLQSQLEELQSRRNAVSKKIPKVPPEEQESLKAEVAELKPRMDELGGQVKVLQDQFNEKMLAVPAPARADVPVGKDDAENVQVKTWGTLPSFDFKIRDHVELGQLNDWIDIPRGVKLAGSRSYVLKGDAARLESALLKFTLDHLYNKGYQQLSVPVLVKEDCMVGTGYFPNGRDQAYYIERDELALVGTAEVPVASYHSDEMLKEQDLPIRYMAQSSCFRREAGTYGKDTHGLYRVHQFQKVEQVIIAKADEADSEALHNELLNNSEQIMQALELPYQVVYVCTGDLGQGQVRKHDIETWMPSRNAYSETHSCSTFHDFQARRLKIRYKDSNKKKNFCYTLNNTAIATPRVLIPFIEVHQQADGSIFIPEALRPYLNGQEFIGKK
- a CDS encoding glutamine synthetase beta-grasp domain-containing protein: MIKQAEYIWLDGRQPTQRLRSKTRIVNGLSSSPAVEDFPEWSFDGSSTYQSPGGNSDLLLRPVSYVDDPVRGAGNYLVMCEVMNEDGSPHESNHRARLRETLEKGAADVDPWFGFEQEYVLFDGNRPLGWPENGYPPPQGPFYCGVGPNQVYGREIVEQHTQACINAGIMIYGINAEVMPAQWEFQVGYRSINEESADPLTIGDHLWMARWLLFRIGEDYGVEAVLHSKPIQGDWNGSGQHTNFSTKPMRDAKTGMATIEKYIQLLEKKHEAHIAEYGEGLDQRLTGLHETCAIHEFKSGVADRGASIRIPRQVANEGHGYIEDRRPGANANPYRIANRILKTVCELD